A stretch of the Rosa rugosa chromosome 5, drRosRugo1.1, whole genome shotgun sequence genome encodes the following:
- the LOC133708172 gene encoding uncharacterized protein LOC133708172 — MTLLAFVLFSITVCHCFLHSDRFGLFPRGSVCLLHELRDQEGSREPERIEKDRQCAGVFLCFPKRERERGVIQDRESAGGEVWTGNKENDVSWYYCCGVAALVFGFKKLPEVGWRAKRVSSLNGTVNLRLKKTEEVLLGLGFQWLKKTEEALLGLGFQ; from the exons ATGACGCTTTTGGCCTTTGTTTTGTTCTCAATTACAGTTTGCCATTGCTTTTTGCACTCTGATCGGTTTGGTTTGTTTCCACGTGGCTCTGTTTGCTTGCTCCACGAATTGAGAGATCAAGAAGGATCGAGAGAGCCAGAAAGGATCGAGAAGGATCGTCAGTGTGCAGGTGTGTTTCTTTGCTttccgaagagagagagagagagaggagttatTCAGGATCGAGAGAGTGCAG GGGGAGAGGTTTGGACTGGAAACAAAGAAAACGACGTATCTTGGTATTATTGCTGTGGTGTGGCTGCTCTGGTTTTTGGATTCAAGAAGTTACCTGAAGTGGGTTGGAGGGCGAAGAGGGTCTCATCACTGAACGGTACTGTTAATCTCAGGTTGAAG AAAACAGAAGAAGTGTTGCTGGGTTTGGGATTTCAGTGGTTGAAG AAAACAGAAGAAGCATTGCTGGGTTTGGGATTTCAATGA